One genomic window of Nitrospiria bacterium includes the following:
- a CDS encoding sodium:alanine symporter family protein, with amino-acid sequence MKTIFDVIGAINSFVWGAPMMVLLIGTGIWLTLGTGFVQVRRFAHAWSLTIRGPFRFQKEGKTEGDITPFQALMTAMSATVGNGNIAGVATAIALGGPGAPVWMWLTGIVGMATKYGEALLGVKYREPAPDGTMSGGPMYVLKNGLGLPWLGWVFALFGALAAFGVGNLVQANSVALVFRTEMGIPVWITGFFLALFTWLVIIGGIKRIATVAEFLVPIMCLVYILGGLIIILTKINEIPHALILIFKSAFSGQAAIGGFAGAGLAQAIRFGVARGIFSNEAGIGSAAIAHGAAQTKSPARQGNIAMLGVFIDTLVVNTVTTMAIVLTGAWATGLTSTTLTAHAFSEVLGVFGGWIVAFGSVTFGYSTLLTWSYYGLKCTDYIFGVRVNLIYRWVWCIVIFIGSLFSGDVAGVKFIWDIADTANGAMAIPNLIALLLLAKVIFKETREYFPKNTKMDSG; translated from the coding sequence ATGAAAACCATATTTGATGTGATTGGTGCGATCAATTCGTTCGTCTGGGGGGCCCCGATGATGGTTCTTCTCATCGGGACCGGAATTTGGTTGACGTTGGGGACAGGGTTTGTTCAAGTCCGTCGCTTTGCCCATGCCTGGAGTTTAACGATAAGGGGTCCATTTCGATTTCAAAAAGAGGGAAAAACAGAGGGGGATATTACACCCTTTCAAGCCCTGATGACCGCTATGTCGGCCACCGTAGGAAACGGAAATATTGCTGGAGTGGCCACGGCCATTGCCCTTGGAGGTCCTGGGGCGCCCGTGTGGATGTGGCTGACTGGAATTGTGGGGATGGCCACCAAATATGGAGAAGCTCTTCTTGGGGTCAAATACCGGGAGCCAGCTCCGGATGGAACCATGTCCGGGGGACCTATGTATGTTTTAAAAAATGGTCTGGGTCTTCCATGGCTGGGATGGGTGTTTGCACTTTTTGGGGCATTGGCTGCTTTTGGAGTGGGAAATTTGGTTCAAGCCAATTCAGTTGCATTGGTGTTCCGGACAGAAATGGGGATTCCGGTTTGGATAACCGGATTTTTTTTGGCCCTGTTTACCTGGCTGGTCATCATCGGGGGAATCAAGCGGATTGCCACGGTAGCAGAATTTTTGGTTCCCATCATGTGCCTTGTTTATATCTTGGGAGGTTTGATTATTATACTAACCAAAATTAATGAAATCCCCCATGCTTTGATATTAATTTTCAAAAGTGCTTTTTCGGGACAGGCTGCCATTGGCGGGTTTGCTGGGGCTGGTTTGGCTCAAGCTATCCGTTTTGGTGTGGCCCGTGGCATATTCTCCAATGAGGCGGGCATCGGGTCCGCTGCCATTGCCCATGGGGCGGCCCAAACGAAATCTCCCGCGCGCCAGGGGAATATCGCCATGTTGGGGGTTTTCATAGATACCCTGGTGGTCAATACCGTTACCACCATGGCCATTGTTTTAACCGGGGCATGGGCAACAGGTTTAACCAGCACGACCCTCACTGCCCATGCCTTTTCAGAAGTGTTGGGGGTGTTTGGGGGATGGATTGTTGCGTTCGGTTCTGTGACCTTTGGCTACTCCACATTGCTCACCTGGTCTTATTATGGCCTGAAATGTACCGACTATATTTTTGGGGTAAGAGTCAATCTTATTTATCGGTGGGTCTGGTGTATTGTGATTTTCATCGGGTCTTTATTTTCAGGGGATGTGGCGGGGGTCAAATTTATTTGGGATATTGCCGATACAGCCAATGGGGCCATGGCGATTCCCAATTTAATTGCTCTGCTGTTATTAGCCAAAGTGATTTTTAAGGAAACCCGGGAATATTTTCCAAAGAATACAAAAATGGATTCCGGGTAG